The Athene noctua chromosome 3, bAthNoc1.hap1.1, whole genome shotgun sequence genome includes a region encoding these proteins:
- the LOC141959457 gene encoding tubulin alpha-1C chain-like — MRECISIHIGQAGVQMGNACWELYCLEHGIQADGTIPGPKQVKLTEPKSEQVDSSFETFFCETASGKHVPRAVFIDLEPTVIDEIRTGTYHALFHPEQLISGKEDAANNYARGHYTIGKEIIDTVLSRIRKMADQCSGLQGFLVFHSFGGGTGSGFTSLLMERLSVEYSKKSKLEFSVYPAPQVSTAVVEPYNSILTTHTTLEHSDCSFMVDNEAIYDICNRNLDIERPTYTNLNRLIGQIVSSVTASLRFNGALNVDLIEFQTNLVPYPRIHFPLTTYAPIISAEKAYHEQLSVPEITNACFEFSNQMVKCDPRRGKYMACCLLYRGDVVPKDVNAAIAAIKTRRSIQFVDWCPTGFKVGINYQPPTVVPGGDLAKVQRAVCMLSNTTAIAEAWARLDHKFDLMYAKRAFVHWYVGEGMEEGEFSEAREDLAALEKDYEEVGRDSADGEDEADEDEY; from the exons ATG aGGGAGTGTATTTCCATCCACATCGGGCAGGCCGGCGTGCAGATGGGCAATGCCTGTTGGGAGCTGTACTGCCTCGAGCATGGGATCCAGGCGGATGGGACCATTCCTGGCCCCAAGCAGGTGAAACTTACGGAGCCGAAGTCTGAACAAGTGGATTCTTCTTTTGAAACCTTCTTCTGTGAGACAGCATCTGGGAAGCACGTGCCCCGGGCAGTGTTCATTGACTTGGAGCCCACTGTCATTG ACGAGATCAGGACTGGGACCTACCATGCGCTCTTCCACCCGGAGCAGCTCATCAGTGGCAAGGAAGATGCTGCCAACAACTATGCCCGTGGCCACTACACCATTGGAAAGGAGATTATAGACACGGTCCTCAGCAGAATTCGTAAGATG gctGACCAGTGCAGTGGACTCCAAGGGTTCCTGGTCTTCCACAGTTTTGGGGGAGGCACAGGCTCTGGGTTCACCTCCCTCCTCATGGAGCGGCTCTCTGTGGAGTACAGCAAGAAGTCCAAGCTGGAGTTCTCTGTGTACCCAGCCCCGCAGGTCTCCACAGCAGTGGTGGAGCCCTACAACTCCATCCTCACCACCCACACCACCCTGGAGCACTCGGACTGTTCCTTCATGGTGGACAACGAGGCCATCTATGACATCTGCAACCGCAACTTGGACATCGAGAGGCCGACCTACACCAACCTCAACAGGCTGATTGGGCAGATTGTTTCATCGGTCACCGCCTCATTGAGATTTAATGGTGCTCTGAATGTTGACCTGATCGAATTCCAGACCAACCTGGTGCCCTACCCACGGATTCACTTCCCGCTCACGACCTACGCGCCCATCATCTCGGCAGAGAAAGCCTACCACGAGCAGCTgtcggtgccggagatcaccaaCGCTTGCTTTGAGTTCTCCAACCAGATGGTGAAATGTGACCCACGCCGTGGCAAGTACATGGCCTGCTGCCTGCTGTACCGGGGTGACGTGGTGCCCAAGGATGTGAACGCGGCCATCGCAGCCATTAAAACGCGCCGGTCGATCCAGTTTGTGGACTGGTGCCCCACGGGCTTCAAGGTGGGTATCAACTACCAGCCTCCCACGGTGGTGCCCGGGGGCGACCTGGCCAAGGTGCAGCGGGCTGTCTGCATGCTGAGCAACACCACGGCCATTGCGGAGGCGTGGGCCCGCCTGGACCACAAGTTTGACCTGATGTACGCCAAGAGAGCCTTTGTGCACTGGTACGTGGGGGAGGGCATGGAGGAGGGGGAGTTCTCGGAGGCCAGGGAGGACCTGGCTGCCCTGGAGAAGGATTATGaagaggttggaagggactcgGCAGATGGAGAAGATGAGGCTGATGAGGATGAGTATTAA